A single Micromonospora luteifusca DNA region contains:
- a CDS encoding ROK family transcriptional regulator, producing MSATRLPGTPRLLRALNDRAALELLLECGPLTRARLGELTGLSKVTASQLVERLEERGLVTRVGEQAGGRGPNAQLYAVSPGSAHVVGVDVGPDRVVAACADITGAVIGRVEQSTRDTDDPVGVVHNAVVQAASSAQAQLSSVRRIVLGTPGLVDPGTGDITFAFNLPRWHSGLLAALRDDLHTPVVFENDVNLAAVAEAQSGAAQGVGDFVLVWVGAGVGLAIMLGGRLHHGSSGAAGEIGYLPVPGAPIPRDVSRRAKPAFQQLIGADSVRAVAREHGYPAAEAAEAVRAAVAAGADGGPMLDELARRLALGVASTCVVLDPPLVVLAGEVGQAGGTALAERVQHEVAAITLVQPRVVPTGLTEEPILHGALRTALDAVRDEVFGSTVG from the coding sequence ATGAGTGCGACCCGGCTGCCCGGCACCCCCCGTCTGTTGCGGGCGCTCAACGACCGTGCGGCGTTGGAGCTGCTCCTCGAATGCGGCCCGCTGACTCGGGCCCGCCTCGGCGAGCTGACCGGGCTGTCGAAGGTCACCGCCTCGCAGCTGGTCGAGCGGTTGGAGGAGCGCGGCCTCGTCACGCGGGTCGGCGAGCAGGCCGGTGGGCGAGGGCCGAACGCCCAGCTCTACGCGGTCAGCCCAGGCAGTGCCCACGTGGTCGGCGTGGACGTCGGGCCGGACCGGGTGGTGGCCGCGTGTGCCGACATCACCGGTGCGGTCATCGGCCGGGTGGAGCAGTCGACCCGGGACACCGACGACCCGGTGGGCGTGGTGCACAACGCCGTGGTGCAGGCCGCGAGCAGCGCCCAGGCGCAACTGAGCAGCGTACGGCGGATCGTGCTCGGCACGCCGGGCCTGGTCGACCCCGGCACCGGCGACATCACGTTTGCCTTCAACCTGCCGCGTTGGCACAGCGGGCTGCTCGCCGCGTTGCGGGACGACCTGCACACCCCGGTGGTCTTCGAGAACGACGTCAACCTCGCCGCGGTGGCCGAGGCGCAGTCCGGCGCCGCACAGGGGGTGGGCGACTTCGTGCTGGTCTGGGTAGGTGCCGGCGTCGGCCTGGCAATCATGCTGGGCGGTCGGTTGCACCACGGCAGCAGCGGTGCCGCCGGTGAGATCGGCTACCTGCCGGTGCCCGGTGCGCCCATCCCGCGCGACGTCTCCCGTCGGGCCAAGCCGGCCTTCCAGCAACTGATCGGCGCGGACTCGGTGCGCGCGGTGGCCCGCGAGCACGGCTACCCGGCCGCCGAGGCCGCCGAGGCGGTCCGCGCGGCCGTGGCGGCCGGCGCCGACGGCGGCCCGATGCTCGACGAGTTGGCCCGCCGCCTTGCCCTCGGCGTGGCCAGCACCTGCGTGGTGCTCGACCCGCCGCTGGTCGTGCTCGCCGGCGAGGTGGGTCAGGCCGGCGGCACCGCGCTCGCCGAGCGGGTGCAGCACGAGGTGGCCGCGATCACCCTGGTCCAGCCTCGGGTCGTGCCGACCGGGCTGACCGAGGAGCCGATCCTGCACGGCGCGCTGCGGACCGCCCTGGACGCCGTACGCGACGAGGTGTTCGGCTCCACCGTCGGCTGA
- a CDS encoding ABC transporter permease subunit yields MNLVRAELERLSARRFVQLMVVLLALAFAITAATTLAGSHKPNADELNSARAQASQARQSMELLYQECLARQSGSLPTEDTGRYFPADCSEIDPIRLEKLPIAADYLPGVFSFAQQAFPLLYFLIAFLVLFGFLVGASYIGADLNSGGVVNLLLWRPRRLTVLAAKLGTLLGVVLVLSLLASVAYLATFWVIGQTAGLPGRLYGDFWSSLGAVHGRGMVLVLLASALGFAIATLGRHTSAALGAVAAYAVVWELGGRLVLEIVDARRPDQLMLSSHIGAWLTGEARYWDPKICADNVGNDYCESFYSLTWGPSLLVLLALTGGLTAAAFAVFRRRDLL; encoded by the coding sequence GTGAACCTGGTTCGTGCCGAGTTGGAGCGGCTGTCCGCGCGTCGCTTCGTACAGCTCATGGTCGTGCTGTTGGCGTTGGCGTTCGCGATCACGGCGGCGACCACTCTGGCCGGCTCCCACAAGCCGAACGCGGACGAGTTGAACTCGGCCCGGGCGCAGGCTTCCCAGGCGCGGCAGAGCATGGAGTTGTTGTACCAGGAGTGTCTGGCCCGCCAGAGCGGCTCGCTCCCGACGGAGGACACGGGACGCTACTTCCCCGCCGACTGTTCCGAGATCGACCCGATCCGGCTGGAGAAGCTGCCGATCGCCGCCGACTACCTGCCGGGTGTGTTCAGCTTCGCCCAGCAGGCATTCCCGTTGCTCTATTTCCTCATCGCGTTCCTGGTGCTCTTCGGGTTCCTGGTCGGCGCCTCCTACATCGGCGCCGACCTGAACTCCGGCGGTGTGGTGAATCTGCTCCTCTGGCGACCGCGCCGTCTGACGGTGCTCGCGGCCAAGTTGGGCACCCTGCTCGGCGTGGTGCTGGTCCTGTCCCTGCTGGCGTCGGTGGCCTACCTCGCCACGTTCTGGGTCATCGGGCAGACCGCCGGGTTGCCTGGCCGGTTGTATGGTGACTTCTGGAGTTCGCTCGGCGCGGTGCACGGCCGCGGCATGGTGCTGGTGCTGCTGGCCTCCGCGCTGGGCTTCGCGATAGCCACGCTGGGTCGGCACACGTCGGCGGCGTTGGGGGCGGTGGCGGCGTACGCGGTGGTGTGGGAGTTGGGCGGGCGTCTGGTCCTGGAGATCGTCGATGCTCGACGGCCGGACCAGTTGATGCTCTCCAGCCACATCGGGGCGTGGCTCACCGGCGAGGCGAGGTACTGGGATCCGAAGATCTGCGCCGACAACGTGGGCAACGACTACTGCGAGAGCTTCTACAGCCTGACCTGGGGACCGTCGCTGCTGGTGCTGCTCGCGCTCACCGGCGGGCTGACCGCTGCGGCGTTCGCCGTGTTCCGTCGCCGCGACCTGCTCTGA